The Castor canadensis chromosome 8, mCasCan1.hap1v2, whole genome shotgun sequence genome contains a region encoding:
- the LOC141425531 gene encoding olfactory receptor 6C74-like, translated as MRNHTTVTVLILRGLTEDPKWKIVLFISLLLTYLLSISGNLIIITLTLLDSRLKTPMYFFLRNFSFLEISYTTVCIPKLLATMATGDKTISYNCCATQLLFAFLLGASEFYLLAVMSYDHYVAICKPLLYTTIMNTKTCIQLVLSSWIAGFLIIFPGLILGLRLNFCDFNIIDHFYCDTAPLLQISCTDTYLLEMISFILALVTLLVTLVLVILSYTYITLTILKFPSSNQRKKAFSTYSSHMIVISLSYGSCIFMYIKPSAKQRISLMKGVSVLNTSVAPLLNPFIYTLRNKQVKQSWKDLLKVLLSFKK; from the coding sequence ATGAGAAACCATACAACAGTGACCGTGCTTATCCTCAGAGGGTTGACGGAAGACCCAAAATGGAAGATTGTTCTCTTCATCTCTCTGCTTCTCACCTACTTGCTGAGCATCTCAGGCAATCTGATTATCATTACTCTCACTCTTCTGGATTCTCGTCTCAAGACccctatgtatttctttcttagaaatttttccttcttagaaattTCTTATACAACAGTTTGTATCCCCAAATTGCTTGCTACCATGGCAACTGGGGACAAAACCATTTCCTATAACTGTTGTGCAACTCAGTTACTTTTTGCCTTTCTTCTGGGTGCTTCAGAATTTTATCTGCTGGCTGTCATGTCCTATGACCATTATGTTGCCATCTGTAAGCCTCTGCTTTATACAACCATCATGAACACCAAAACGTGTATCCAGCTGGTTCTAAGTTCTTGGATTGCAGGTTTCCTCATCATTTTTCCAGGACTTATCTTAGGTCTAAGACTAAATTTCTGTGACTTCAATATCATTGACCATTTCTACTGTGACACTGCTCCTCTGCTGCAAATCTCCTGCACAGACACATATTTATTGGAGATGATTAGTTTCATCTTAGCTTTGGTGACTCTCCTTGTCACACTGGTATTAGTGATTCTATCCTACACATACATTACTCTAACAATTTTAAAATTCCCTTCTTCTAATCAAAGAAAAAAGGCTTTTTCCACATACTCCTCTCACATGATTGTCATCTCGCTCTCATATGGCAGCTGCATCTTTATGTACATTAAACCCTCAGCCAAACAGAGGATATCCTTAATGAAAGGAGTTTCAGTGCTCAATACTTCTGTTGCCCCACTGTTGAACCCCTTCATTTATACTCTAAGAAACAAGCAGGTGAAGCAATCATGGAAGGATTTGCTAAAAGTTCTGCTGTCATTTAAGAAGTAG